In one Umezawaea sp. Da 62-37 genomic region, the following are encoded:
- the cmk gene encoding (d)CMP kinase: protein MGQGELRGVVALDGPSGTGKSSVARRLAAILGARYLDTGAMYRAVTLAVLRAGVDPLDTERVISIARACRLELGTDPAHATTTLDGRDVGAEIRGADVTLAVSPVSAVGEVRELLVAEQRRIIAEADGIVVEGRDIGTVVSPDAELKVYLTASAEARAQRRTRQDTAAGRVVTVDATLADVQRRDTYDSTRAVSPLRAATDAVEVDTTSLDLAGTVAALLDLVDERGLRVADRVTR from the coding sequence GTGGGACAAGGTGAGCTGCGTGGCGTGGTGGCCCTCGACGGGCCTTCCGGCACCGGCAAGTCCTCCGTGGCGCGCCGCCTCGCGGCGATCCTCGGTGCCCGGTACCTGGACACCGGCGCGATGTACCGGGCGGTCACGCTGGCCGTGCTCCGCGCGGGCGTCGACCCGCTCGACACCGAACGGGTGATCTCGATCGCCCGCGCGTGCAGGCTGGAACTCGGCACCGACCCGGCGCACGCGACCACGACGCTGGACGGCAGGGACGTCGGCGCCGAGATCCGCGGCGCCGACGTGACGCTCGCCGTGTCGCCCGTCTCCGCCGTCGGCGAGGTGCGCGAACTGCTCGTCGCCGAGCAGCGCCGGATCATCGCCGAGGCCGACGGCATCGTCGTCGAGGGCCGCGACATCGGCACCGTCGTCTCGCCCGACGCCGAGCTGAAGGTGTACCTGACGGCGTCCGCCGAAGCGCGCGCGCAGCGCCGCACCAGGCAGGACACCGCCGCCGGACGGGTGGTCACCGTGGACGCGACGCTGGCCGACGTGCAGCGCCGCGACACCTACGACTCGACCCGCGCGGTGTCGCCCCTGAGGGCCGCCACCGACGCGGTCGAGGTCGACACGACGTCGCTGGACCTCGCGGGCACCGTGGCCGCACTGCTGGACCTGGTCGACGAGCGCGGCCTCCGGGTGGCGGACCGGGTGACCAGGTGA